The [Eubacterium] siraeum genome contains a region encoding:
- a CDS encoding WG repeat-containing protein: MSKICPNCKREIDENVKFCPFCAAFTGETPQEKKKSPVGAIIGGAAGVLALGAASLAVFVFDIFGMYGDKTETLYGTGDKLFIQSVTPVCIDGKWGYADKSGSTTLKPQYSAAYAFNEDTNDVAPVAVDGKFGYIKKDGEFVAQPQYSFAGSFSDKGLAKVTDENGNVGFVDSRGRKAFDGRMFSYASDMNDSGYAFAYTLMMPELEGGRGYYYIIYSLLSSDGKVTELANGTGILSIYDDKYIGFRQAERKDETTLDFTREYAVFSADGTQLTDYYDRIAKSGKLLIVCDGIDDDSKLYKAKLLKADTLEQVGGEYLCGADIKSYDSGAVLLKRDDKGFIRDVLLCDNANEIYFCSTGSHIVSGFDMSGYACVYEKGKYCGYTASGKQFESDNQFGSFNCGLAPYYDNAKIGYINTNGEKVTDAKFDGASGYYADGYAYVKSGTEYSVIDMSGNTVIGRLNYASDKLMFADTVHSWYDPEDFEKFDGENMFVGDFYYVSNTADMSSSIYNKSNAKLIKERMMIESRNADTEIASVYRRADSGRLGSDGYFLIHNVNKLTRFIMTPDGKINEEKEISNANGIRIGSAPLLRYSIDKTSYLEDMFANKYVLIGYNSVNSNGFTALDLRSGNRVARQFLIYDNNFEPTVTLRSNTSMSIACYGSLLYVKNIEYAGSESCSAIIDGGNGRKLYTSDALEFEGDYFIREPYGESGYKVRTGYGAEIGTYSYVKAYGDRLLCFDNNKYYLYDRYANLLGEYDTKPKISEYNGNMVLKNDDGTYTCYDRDMNVLLTTKYDIQPIENGYCSFADNEKGKIGFLFADGKTAIEPKYDCVTEMTPDGYFVSKTISSSEITYDTTEINYTVTIEDKGGNAVIEKTQNVCDIANSAFDSKSLYGYFDGYRYYADKFAEYENVEFSNIQILPQNDYGKVPTDFYGNELFEEYEYIGFDFMPVSVNGNTLCVTAEYYNDEGYSQCILLNLNGERLYRNGRRLKLIHNKYIIGISDNKEPADLYNTDGSVMLTLKDIKDPDSIEAISIVGNSVLVKSYTGSAIVYDKTTGEIIYKPDTDGSNVDFIYENLIKTGVYNEAAGGWSYIFIDLDTKKSFELPGDRVVFRNPGNNSEGHITENAEYPLMCCTFSYLLNQINYLYPALWELNVYQIDENMEVKLVRTYSSDDGILYIVDDYSSGSGLYAYIDRIDDTAVRNIRLVNAWNGNEKYFENVSEFSVQDNEVWIGIYDESGKRTAYKLSTDLETMEQAE; this comes from the coding sequence ATGAGTAAAATATGTCCCAACTGCAAACGAGAAATAGACGAAAACGTAAAATTCTGCCCGTTCTGTGCGGCTTTTACGGGTGAAACACCGCAGGAAAAGAAGAAAAGCCCTGTCGGTGCGATAATAGGCGGTGCGGCAGGTGTGCTGGCGCTCGGAGCGGCAAGCCTTGCGGTGTTTGTATTTGATATATTCGGAATGTACGGCGATAAAACGGAAACGCTTTACGGCACGGGCGACAAGCTGTTCATACAATCGGTGACACCCGTGTGCATTGACGGGAAGTGGGGCTATGCCGACAAAAGCGGAAGCACCACGCTGAAACCGCAGTACAGTGCGGCTTATGCCTTTAACGAGGATACAAACGACGTTGCGCCCGTTGCGGTTGACGGAAAGTTCGGATACATAAAAAAGGACGGCGAGTTTGTAGCACAGCCGCAGTACAGCTTTGCAGGGAGCTTTTCGGATAAGGGACTTGCTAAGGTCACGGACGAAAACGGCAATGTCGGATTTGTCGACAGCAGGGGAAGAAAAGCGTTTGACGGCAGAATGTTCAGCTATGCCTCGGATATGAACGACAGCGGTTATGCGTTTGCGTATACTTTGATGATGCCGGAACTTGAGGGCGGAAGGGGCTATTATTATATAATATACAGCCTTCTCAGTTCCGACGGAAAAGTGACCGAACTTGCAAACGGCACGGGAATTCTTTCAATATACGATGATAAATATATCGGCTTCAGACAAGCGGAAAGAAAAGATGAAACAACGCTTGACTTTACAAGGGAGTATGCCGTGTTCTCGGCGGACGGTACACAACTTACCGACTACTACGACCGCATTGCAAAAAGCGGAAAGCTGCTCATCGTCTGTGACGGCATTGATGACGACAGCAAGCTGTATAAAGCAAAGCTGCTCAAAGCCGATACGCTTGAACAGGTCGGAGGAGAGTATCTGTGCGGTGCCGATATAAAGTCTTACGACAGCGGGGCGGTACTGCTCAAAAGAGATGATAAGGGCTTTATCAGAGATGTTCTGCTTTGCGATAACGCAAACGAAATATATTTTTGTTCAACAGGTTCGCACATTGTAAGCGGATTTGATATGAGCGGCTATGCCTGCGTTTATGAAAAGGGAAAATACTGCGGATATACCGCAAGCGGAAAGCAGTTTGAGAGCGATAATCAATTCGGCTCGTTCAACTGCGGACTTGCGCCTTACTACGATAATGCTAAAATAGGATATATCAACACAAACGGCGAAAAGGTGACTGATGCAAAGTTTGACGGTGCAAGCGGATATTATGCGGACGGCTATGCTTATGTAAAAAGCGGCACTGAGTATTCCGTCATAGATATGAGCGGAAATACGGTAATAGGAAGGCTTAACTATGCGTCCGACAAGCTGATGTTTGCGGATACCGTGCATAGCTGGTACGACCCTGAGGACTTTGAAAAGTTTGACGGGGAGAATATGTTCGTAGGAGATTTCTATTATGTAAGCAATACCGCAGATATGAGTTCAAGCATATATAATAAAAGTAACGCAAAGCTGATAAAAGAAAGAATGATGATAGAAAGCAGGAATGCCGATACGGAAATCGCTTCTGTTTACAGGAGAGCCGACAGCGGAAGGCTTGGCAGTGACGGGTATTTTCTTATACATAATGTCAATAAGCTCACAAGGTTTATTATGACACCGGACGGAAAAATAAACGAAGAAAAGGAAATCAGCAATGCAAACGGCATACGCATAGGTTCTGCGCCGTTGCTACGTTACAGTATCGATAAAACCTCATATCTTGAGGATATGTTTGCAAACAAGTATGTTCTTATCGGTTATAACAGTGTAAACTCAAACGGTTTCACGGCACTCGATTTACGGAGCGGCAACCGTGTTGCACGGCAGTTTCTGATATATGATAATAATTTTGAGCCTACTGTCACTCTGAGGTCGAACACGTCAATGAGTATAGCCTGCTACGGCAGTTTATTATATGTGAAAAATATCGAATATGCCGGAAGCGAAAGCTGTAGCGCAATAATAGACGGCGGCAACGGAAGAAAGCTATATACGAGTGATGCTCTTGAATTTGAGGGAGATTATTTTATCCGTGAACCTTACGGCGAAAGCGGTTATAAGGTAAGGACGGGCTACGGTGCGGAAATAGGAACATATTCATATGTAAAAGCATACGGCGACAGATTGCTTTGCTTTGACAACAATAAATACTATCTTTATGACCGTTATGCGAACCTGCTCGGAGAATACGATACAAAGCCGAAGATAAGTGAATACAACGGTAATATGGTGCTGAAAAATGATGACGGCACATACACCTGCTACGACAGGGATATGAACGTACTGCTGACTACAAAGTATGATATTCAGCCGATAGAAAACGGATACTGCTCGTTTGCGGACAACGAAAAGGGAAAGATAGGATTCCTGTTTGCAGACGGAAAGACAGCTATAGAGCCGAAGTATGACTGTGTTACCGAAATGACGCCGGACGGATATTTTGTTTCAAAAACAATAAGCAGCAGTGAGATTACTTATGATACGACCGAAATCAATTACACAGTGACGATAGAAGATAAGGGTGGTAACGCTGTCATTGAGAAAACGCAGAACGTGTGCGATATAGCAAACAGTGCATTTGACAGCAAATCGTTGTACGGCTATTTTGACGGATACAGATATTACGCTGATAAATTCGCAGAATATGAAAATGTAGAATTCAGCAATATTCAGATTCTGCCACAGAATGATTACGGTAAAGTGCCGACCGATTTTTACGGGAATGAGCTGTTTGAGGAATATGAATATATCGGATTTGATTTTATGCCGGTATCGGTCAACGGCAATACTCTTTGTGTAACGGCTGAGTATTATAACGATGAGGGATATTCGCAATGTATATTGCTGAATCTGAACGGCGAGAGGCTGTACCGCAACGGACGCAGGCTGAAGCTTATACACAATAAATATATTATCGGTATTTCGGATAACAAAGAGCCTGCCGATTTATATAACACGGATGGCTCTGTGATGCTGACGCTCAAAGACATCAAAGACCCTGACAGCATCGAAGCGATAAGCATTGTCGGAAACAGTGTACTGGTCAAAAGCTATACCGGAAGTGCAATCGTGTACGACAAGACTACAGGAGAGATAATATATAAGCCCGATACCGACGGTTCAAATGTTGATTTTATTTACGAAAATCTGATAAAGACAGGCGTCTACAATGAAGCGGCAGGAGGATGGTCATATATTTTCATTGACCTTGACACCAAAAAGAGTTTTGAACTTCCGGGCGACCGTGTCGTGTTCAGAAATCCCGGCAATAACAGCGAAGGGCATATAACCGAAAATGCCGAATATCCGCTTATGTGCTGCACATTTTCGTATCTGCTCAATCAGATAAACTATCTTTATCCTGCACTTTGGGAGCTGAATGTGTATCAGATAGACGAAAATATGGAAGTGAAGCTTGTAAGGACCTATTCTTCGGACGACGGGATACTGTATATAGTTGACGATTACAGTAGCGGAAGCGGGCTGTACGCATATATCGACCGTATTGATGATACCGCAGTACGCAACATAAGGCTTGTGAACGCTTGGAACGGCAACGAAAAGTATTTTGAAAATGTGTCCGAGTTCAGCGTGCAGGATAATGAGGTGTGGATAGGCATATATGACGAAAGCGGAAAAAGGACGGCATACAAATTAAGTACCGATCTTGAAACGATGGAACAAGCAGAATGA
- the ileS gene encoding isoleucine--tRNA ligase, with protein sequence MSLYEKVPASVNFVEREKQTEKFWHDNDIFRKSMEQRKGDKTYTFYDGPPTANGKPHIGHVLTRVIKDMIPRYRTMKGYDVPRKAGWDTHGLPVELEVEKMLGLDGKDQIEKYGLDPFITKCKESVWKYKGMWENFSRTVGFWADMDDPYVTYDNNFIESEWWALKQIWEKGLLYKGFKIVPYCPRCGTPLSSHEVAQGYKDVKERSAVVRFKVKDEDAYILAWTTTPWTLPSNVALCVNPDETYVKVKTADGYTYYLAEALCDKVLGGDKPTAPYEVVEKYIGKDLEGKEYEPLFDCAVEICEKQHKKGYYVVCDNYVTLTDGTGVVHIAPAFGEDDAKVGRKYDLPFVQLVDGKGNMTAETPYAGVFVKKADPMVLKDLDEKGLLFDAPKFEHSYPHCWRCDTPLLYYARESWFIKMTAVKDDLIRNNETINWIPESVGKNRFGDWLENVQDWGLSRNRYWGTPLNIWECECGHKHAIGSIEELKSMSDNCPDDIELHRPYIDAVTIKCPHCGKQMKRVPEVIDCWFDSGSMPFAQHHYPFENKEKFEQQFPADFISEAVDQTRGWFYSLLAISTLLFNKAPYKNVIVLGLVLDKDGQKMSKSKGNAVDPFESLAEHGADAIRWYFYTNSAPWLPNRFHAKAVNEGQRKYISTLWNTYAFYVLYANIDNFDATKYTLDVDKLSVMDKWLLSRLNTVVGEVDDNLANYRIPEAARALQDFVDEMSNWYVRRSRERFWSKELTQDKINAYMTLYTALVTIAKTSAPMTPFVCDDIYRNLVCSLDKNAPVSVHLCDFPTVDEKLIDRHLEEEMDTVLTVVTLGRAARNAANIKNRQPISKIMVKGDKTLEPMYADIVKDELNIKEISFIDNTDHFTSYTFKPQLKTLGARFGKQIGEVRTKLAEVDGQKAMNEIRETGAMTLTLSTGDVQIAKDDLLIDEHQKEGYAVVTDRGYTVVLDTTLTPELIEEGNVREIVSKIQTMRKDAGFEVMDHIVIYCDGSDKVAEILTRNKDSISEDTLADDIVTGKTDGFTKEQDINGENVTLGVKKV encoded by the coding sequence ATGTCACTTTATGAAAAAGTACCTGCCTCGGTAAATTTTGTCGAGAGAGAAAAGCAGACAGAGAAGTTCTGGCACGACAACGACATATTCCGCAAGAGCATGGAGCAGAGAAAGGGCGACAAGACCTACACATTCTATGACGGTCCGCCTACAGCCAACGGTAAGCCCCACATCGGTCACGTTCTTACCCGAGTTATCAAGGATATGATTCCGAGATACCGCACAATGAAGGGCTATGACGTTCCTCGTAAGGCAGGCTGGGACACTCACGGACTTCCCGTTGAGCTTGAAGTTGAGAAGATGCTCGGTCTTGACGGTAAGGATCAGATTGAAAAGTACGGACTTGACCCGTTCATAACAAAGTGTAAGGAAAGCGTATGGAAGTACAAGGGTATGTGGGAGAATTTCTCACGCACTGTCGGCTTCTGGGCTGATATGGACGATCCGTATGTAACATACGACAACAACTTCATCGAGTCCGAGTGGTGGGCATTAAAGCAGATATGGGAAAAGGGTCTTTTATACAAGGGCTTCAAGATAGTTCCCTACTGCCCCCGTTGCGGAACTCCGCTTTCAAGCCACGAGGTAGCTCAGGGCTATAAGGATGTAAAGGAACGTTCTGCGGTTGTACGTTTCAAGGTAAAGGACGAGGACGCTTATATCCTTGCGTGGACAACAACTCCCTGGACACTTCCCTCAAATGTTGCACTCTGCGTAAACCCCGATGAAACCTATGTAAAGGTAAAGACAGCAGACGGCTACACATATTATCTTGCAGAGGCTCTGTGCGATAAGGTACTCGGCGGCGACAAGCCCACAGCCCCCTATGAGGTAGTTGAAAAGTATATCGGTAAGGATCTTGAGGGCAAGGAGTACGAGCCTTTATTCGACTGTGCCGTTGAGATATGTGAAAAGCAGCACAAGAAGGGCTATTATGTAGTATGCGACAACTATGTAACGCTGACAGACGGTACAGGTGTCGTTCATATTGCTCCTGCATTCGGTGAAGATGACGCTAAGGTCGGCAGAAAGTATGACCTGCCTTTCGTACAGCTTGTTGACGGCAAAGGTAATATGACCGCCGAAACACCTTACGCAGGCGTATTCGTAAAGAAAGCCGATCCTATGGTGCTTAAGGACCTTGACGAAAAGGGCTTGCTGTTTGACGCACCCAAGTTTGAGCACAGCTATCCGCACTGCTGGAGATGCGACACTCCTCTGCTGTACTATGCAAGAGAGTCGTGGTTCATCAAGATGACCGCTGTCAAGGACGACCTTATCAGAAACAACGAAACGATAAACTGGATACCCGAAAGCGTCGGCAAGAACCGTTTCGGCGACTGGCTTGAAAATGTTCAGGACTGGGGTCTTTCAAGAAACAGATACTGGGGTACTCCTCTTAATATCTGGGAGTGCGAGTGCGGTCACAAGCACGCTATAGGCAGTATCGAGGAGCTTAAGTCAATGTCTGACAACTGCCCCGACGATATAGAGCTTCACCGTCCTTATATTGATGCGGTTACGATAAAGTGTCCTCACTGCGGTAAGCAGATGAAGAGAGTTCCCGAGGTTATCGACTGTTGGTTCGACAGCGGTTCTATGCCATTCGCACAGCATCACTATCCCTTCGAGAACAAGGAAAAGTTCGAACAGCAGTTCCCTGCTGACTTTATCTCCGAGGCAGTTGACCAGACAAGAGGCTGGTTCTACTCACTGCTCGCTATCTCAACGCTCTTATTCAACAAGGCTCCTTACAAGAACGTTATAGTTCTCGGCCTTGTACTCGATAAAGACGGTCAGAAGATGTCAAAGTCAAAGGGCAACGCAGTAGACCCGTTCGAGTCACTGGCTGAACACGGCGCAGACGCTATACGCTGGTACTTCTATACAAACTCTGCTCCGTGGCTTCCCAACAGATTCCACGCAAAAGCAGTAAACGAGGGTCAGAGAAAGTACATTTCTACTCTGTGGAACACCTACGCATTCTACGTTCTGTACGCTAATATAGACAATTTCGACGCTACTAAGTATACGCTTGATGTTGACAAGCTCAGCGTTATGGATAAGTGGCTGTTATCAAGACTGAACACAGTTGTAGGTGAGGTTGACGATAACCTTGCAAACTACCGAATCCCCGAAGCCGCAAGAGCATTACAGGATTTCGTAGACGAGATGAGTAACTGGTATGTCCGCCGCAGCAGAGAACGCTTCTGGTCAAAGGAGCTTACACAGGATAAGATAAACGCATATATGACGCTGTACACAGCGCTCGTGACTATCGCAAAGACATCTGCTCCGATGACTCCTTTTGTATGCGACGATATTTACAGAAACCTTGTCTGCTCGCTTGACAAGAACGCACCTGTAAGCGTACATCTGTGCGACTTCCCCACAGTAGATGAAAAGCTCATAGACAGGCATCTTGAGGAAGAAATGGACACAGTTCTGACCGTTGTAACGCTCGGACGTGCCGCAAGAAATGCCGCTAACATCAAGAACAGACAGCCTATATCAAAGATAATGGTAAAGGGTGACAAGACGCTTGAGCCTATGTATGCGGATATTGTCAAGGATGAGCTTAACATCAAGGAAATCAGCTTTATAGATAACACCGACCACTTCACAAGCTACACCTTCAAGCCCCAGCTTAAGACGCTCGGCGCTCGTTTCGGCAAGCAGATAGGCGAGGTCAGAACAAAGCTCGCTGAGGTTGACGGTCAGAAGGCTATGAATGAAATCCGTGAAACAGGCGCTATGACGCTTACGCTTTCAACAGGCGATGTTCAGATTGCAAAGGATGACCTGCTTATAGACGAGCATCAGAAGGAAGGCTATGCGGTAGTGACCGACAGAGGCTACACGGTAGTTCTTGACACAACGCTTACACCCGAGCTTATCGAAGAAGGTAACGTAAGAGAGATTGTAAGCAAGATTCAGACGATGCGTAAGGACGCAGGCTTTGAGGTTATGGATCATATCGTTATCTACTGCGACGGCAGTGACAAGGTAGCCGAGATACTGACACGCAACAAGGACAGCATCTCAGAGGATACTCTTGCAGACGATATAGTGACCGGCAAGACAGACGGATTTACAAAGGAACAGGATATAAACGGCGAGAACGTAACTCTCGGTGTAAAGAAAGTATGA
- a CDS encoding DMT family transporter, whose protein sequence is MAEILSKISPKHKGVLCIISSAFCFAFMGAFVRLAGDLPSVQKSFFRNLVAFIFAAVILIRQKGSFLPQKKSNIGALLIRSVCGTLGILCNFYAVDHLALSDAAMLNKMSPFFVIVFSALFLRERTNLVQTFGVIVAFAGSLLIIKPSLANLELVPSLLGFLGGMGAGAAYTAVRWLGIRGEKGPYIVFFFSGFSCLVTLPFLLFDFHVMTWQQWLVLLGAGLAAAGGQFSITAAYKFAPAKEISVYDYSQIIFSALLGFILFSQLPDIWSFIGYVVICGVGVAMFLYNNRRDKNP, encoded by the coding sequence ATGGCGGAAATTCTCAGTAAAATATCCCCGAAGCACAAAGGCGTGCTGTGCATTATCAGCTCCGCCTTTTGCTTTGCTTTTATGGGTGCTTTCGTAAGGCTGGCAGGCGATCTGCCGTCTGTACAAAAGAGCTTTTTCAGAAATCTTGTCGCTTTCATATTTGCGGCAGTGATACTGATAAGGCAGAAAGGCTCTTTTCTGCCGCAGAAAAAAAGCAACATCGGCGCACTGCTGATACGCTCGGTATGCGGAACGCTCGGAATACTCTGCAACTTCTATGCGGTAGACCATCTGGCATTATCTGATGCGGCAATGCTGAACAAAATGTCGCCGTTCTTCGTTATCGTATTTTCGGCACTGTTTCTTCGGGAGCGGACGAATTTAGTGCAGACGTTCGGTGTAATAGTCGCATTTGCAGGAAGTCTGCTTATAATAAAGCCGAGCCTTGCAAATCTGGAGCTTGTGCCGTCACTGCTCGGTTTTCTCGGCGGTATGGGCGCAGGTGCGGCTTATACGGCGGTAAGGTGGCTCGGCATCAGAGGCGAAAAAGGACCTTATATCGTGTTCTTCTTCTCGGGCTTCTCCTGCCTTGTAACATTGCCGTTTTTACTGTTCGATTTTCACGTTATGACGTGGCAGCAGTGGCTCGTCCTGCTCGGCGCCGGACTTGCGGCGGCAGGCGGTCAGTTCAGCATCACGGCGGCATATAAATTCGCTCCTGCAAAGGAAATATCGGTATACGATTATTCGCAGATAATCTTTTCGGCACTGCTCGGATTTATCTTGTTCTCACAATTGCCGGACATATGGAGCTTTATCGGATATGTGGTAATATGCGGCGTAGGCGTTGCGATGTTTCTCTATAACAACCGCAGGGATAAAAATCCTTGA